A genomic stretch from Candidatus Hydrogenisulfobacillus filiaventi includes:
- a CDS encoding putative TGc domain-containing protein (Evidence 3 : Putative function from multiple computational evidences) → MRRRVPAVLMRAAWMGLGLWPLATAGGLPPAWAAAAAVLPVLWAGLLLLSPVLAGISLAILAGGWLALDRSPLPGIPPAMPGTGLLPWLVMGSGAAVLLALRRDSLRGDYGLLGAGLLVQVVTHARLGAPMTVPLLAFSLSGVSLIAARRLAAFRSAPPGLRPRRWLLAAAPLAAGAAALLPPGLPGPPPAPPVPAGSPNLLQVPFGHVVPDRGRPRRFSRRPLLLVRSPTPVYLTGGVYTTFTGLAWTNPAGPGPYPAAGGPGGIFPAAIPAGPGRLLTVRVLDLQPGPLGELPYPGRPLRIRTDPPAPVVADPTSRRLLTEAVRAYTVEADWPVPDGSRLESAAGPPPEALAPDLELPAGLAARLRPLARIAAGSSHGPWQTALAVRAWLDRHYRYTLATTPARHDLATHFLLHSRAGYCDQFSTAYVVLLRTLGIPARWVAGFAPGRYDPSRNGYLIRAGDAHSWAQVYLNGIGWVTVDPTPGFPALPTVMASPPPAAPARALPPAAARRPQGRSPLPVWVPAALGAILAMAAGIRARRRRGRDARAAAVRIWRQWQRWARRLGWGAVPTPRLWGQAAVRAGLPREAVDPAVRALEAALWGPLPVRPPQWVRLQRLLWQAWIRPRGRKEPNAP, encoded by the coding sequence ATGAGGCGCCGGGTACCCGCCGTGCTCATGCGGGCAGCCTGGATGGGCCTGGGCCTCTGGCCCCTGGCGACCGCAGGGGGGCTGCCTCCGGCCTGGGCGGCTGCCGCCGCCGTCCTGCCCGTCCTCTGGGCCGGGCTGCTGCTCCTCTCCCCGGTGCTGGCCGGGATCAGCCTCGCCATCCTGGCCGGAGGCTGGCTGGCGCTCGACCGCAGCCCTCTTCCCGGCATCCCGCCCGCCATGCCGGGCACCGGCCTGCTGCCCTGGCTGGTAATGGGCAGCGGGGCGGCCGTTCTGCTAGCCCTGCGCCGCGACAGCCTGCGCGGGGACTACGGACTGCTGGGCGCGGGCCTGCTGGTGCAGGTAGTCACCCATGCCCGCCTGGGCGCCCCCATGACGGTGCCCCTCCTGGCGTTCAGCCTCAGCGGGGTGAGCCTCATCGCCGCCCGGCGGCTGGCCGCCTTCCGGTCCGCCCCGCCCGGCCTGCGGCCCCGCCGCTGGCTGCTGGCGGCGGCTCCCCTCGCCGCGGGGGCCGCTGCCCTCCTGCCTCCGGGCCTGCCGGGCCCGCCCCCGGCGCCGCCGGTGCCGGCCGGCAGCCCCAACCTCCTGCAGGTGCCCTTCGGGCATGTGGTCCCCGACCGTGGCCGGCCGCGGCGGTTCTCCCGACGGCCACTGCTGCTGGTCCGCTCCCCCACGCCTGTCTACCTGACCGGCGGGGTCTACACCACCTTCACCGGGCTGGCCTGGACCAACCCCGCCGGTCCGGGGCCCTATCCGGCCGCGGGGGGGCCGGGCGGCATCTTTCCGGCCGCGATCCCGGCCGGACCGGGCAGGCTGCTGACGGTGCGGGTGCTGGACCTGCAACCCGGCCCGCTGGGGGAACTGCCCTACCCGGGCCGCCCGCTGCGCATCCGGACCGATCCGCCGGCTCCGGTGGTGGCGGACCCAACCAGCCGCCGCCTGCTGACGGAGGCGGTCCGGGCCTACACCGTGGAGGCGGACTGGCCGGTGCCGGACGGCTCCCGCCTGGAATCCGCCGCCGGCCCGCCGCCGGAGGCCCTGGCGCCGGACCTGGAGCTGCCGGCCGGGTTGGCGGCCCGCCTGCGGCCCCTGGCCCGGATCGCGGCTGGCAGCAGCCATGGGCCCTGGCAGACGGCCCTGGCCGTCCGGGCCTGGCTGGACCGGCACTACCGCTATACCCTGGCCACCACCCCCGCCCGCCATGACCTGGCCACCCACTTCCTGCTCCACAGCCGGGCCGGGTACTGCGACCAGTTCTCCACCGCCTATGTGGTGCTGCTCCGCACCCTCGGCATCCCCGCCCGCTGGGTGGCGGGCTTCGCCCCCGGCCGTTACGACCCGTCCCGGAACGGCTACCTGATCCGGGCCGGGGATGCCCATTCCTGGGCCCAGGTGTACCTGAACGGCATCGGCTGGGTGACGGTGGACCCGACCCCCGGGTTTCCCGCCCTGCCCACGGTAATGGCGTCCCCTCCCCCGGCGGCGCCAGCCCGCGCCCTGCCCCCGGCAGCCGCCCGCCGGCCGCAGGGCCGTTCCCCCCTGCCGGTTTGGGTCCCGGCGGCCCTGGGCGCCATCCTGGCCATGGCGGCCGGGATCCGTGCCCGCCGGCGCCGCGGTCGCGATGCCCGGGCGGCCGCGGTCCGCATCTGGCGGCAATGGCAACGGTGGGCCCGCCGGTTGGGCTGGGGGGCTGTGCCCACCCCCCGGCTCTGGGGCCAGGCGGCGGTCCGGGCCGGCCTGCCCAGGGAAGCCGTCGATCCGGCGGTACGGGCCCTGGAGGCTGCCCTCTGGGGCCCGCTTCCGGTGCGCCCGCCGCAGTGGGTCCGGCTGCAGCGGCTGCTCTGGCAGGCCTGGATCCGTCCCCGCGGCCGCAAAGAACCAAACGCCCCTTAG
- the sigH gene encoding RNA polymerase sigma-30 factor (sigma(H)) (Evidence 2a : Function from experimental evidences in other organisms; PubMedId : 12169614, 16339734, 25288929, 26712348; Product type f : factor), which produces MTLGSRYDEFIRDFESMDDEEIVMDARNGDGEALEYLINKYRNFVRAKARSYFLIGADREDIIQEGMIGLYKAVRDYRSDKPSTFRAFAELCITRQIITAIKTATRQKHIPLNSYVSLNKPIYEEDSDRTLMDVISAAKVSDPEEMVINREEFGDIEEKMGEILSDLEWRVLVAYLDGRSYQEIAVDLQRRVKTVDNALQRVKRKLERYLDARGIPVPGNAAGE; this is translated from the coding sequence ATGACCTTGGGCTCCCGGTACGACGAATTTATCCGCGATTTCGAGTCCATGGACGACGAAGAAATCGTGATGGACGCCCGCAACGGGGACGGGGAAGCACTGGAATACCTGATCAACAAATACCGGAATTTCGTCCGGGCAAAGGCGCGCTCCTATTTTCTCATTGGAGCGGACCGGGAGGACATCATCCAGGAAGGCATGATCGGGCTCTATAAGGCGGTGCGGGACTACCGGAGCGACAAGCCGTCCACCTTCCGGGCGTTCGCGGAGCTGTGCATTACCCGTCAGATTATTACCGCCATCAAAACCGCCACCCGTCAGAAACATATCCCCTTGAACTCGTATGTCTCCCTTAACAAACCCATCTATGAGGAAGATTCCGACCGCACGCTCATGGATGTGATCTCCGCGGCCAAGGTCTCCGATCCCGAGGAGATGGTCATCAACCGGGAGGAATTCGGGGATATCGAGGAGAAGATGGGCGAGATCCTGAGCGACCTGGAATGGCGGGTGCTGGTGGCCTATCTGGACGGCCGCTCGTACCAGGAGATCGCCGTCGACCTGCAACGGCGGGTCAAAACGGTCGACAACGCCCTGCAACGGGTGAAGCGCAAGTTGGAACGCTATCTGGATGCCCGCGGCATCCCGGTCCCGGGCAACGCGGCCGGCGAGTAG
- a CDS encoding 23S rRNA (Guanosine(2251)-2'-O)-methyltransferase RlmB, producing the protein MAGRNPVRELLRSGRPIQRLWVQEGERSGSMSELVALARRQGAVVQAVPRARLDELSAGVVHQGVVAAVTPFPVLELEQLLELVGREEERGRWPLLLFLDGIQDPQNLGACIRVAAGAGATAVVFADRRTAPLTAAVSKAAAGTDAHIPLVRVKNLAQAISRLQQEEGITVYAAESGGGRPYTEALWQGPVGIIIGSEGTGVHELVRKRADGTVSIPLAGPVESLNAATAAAVLLFEAVRQRGQAAMKRH; encoded by the coding sequence GTGGCCGGCCGCAATCCCGTGCGGGAGCTTTTGCGCAGCGGGCGCCCCATCCAGCGGCTGTGGGTGCAGGAGGGGGAGCGGTCCGGCAGCATGAGCGAACTGGTGGCCCTGGCGCGCCGCCAGGGGGCGGTGGTGCAGGCGGTGCCGCGCGCGCGGCTGGACGAGCTGAGCGCCGGGGTGGTCCATCAGGGGGTGGTGGCGGCGGTCACCCCCTTCCCCGTGCTCGAGCTGGAGCAGCTGCTGGAGCTGGTGGGCCGTGAGGAGGAGCGTGGCCGCTGGCCCCTGCTGCTGTTCCTCGACGGCATCCAGGATCCGCAGAACCTGGGGGCCTGCATCCGGGTGGCAGCCGGGGCAGGGGCGACGGCCGTGGTGTTTGCCGACCGCCGCACCGCTCCCCTCACCGCGGCAGTGTCCAAGGCTGCCGCCGGGACCGATGCCCACATCCCCCTGGTGCGGGTGAAGAACCTGGCGCAGGCCATCAGCCGGCTGCAGCAGGAGGAGGGTATCACGGTCTACGCCGCGGAGAGCGGGGGCGGCCGGCCCTATACGGAGGCCCTCTGGCAGGGCCCGGTGGGCATCATCATCGGCTCGGAGGGAACCGGCGTGCATGAGCTGGTGCGCAAGCGCGCGGACGGCACGGTGTCCATTCCCCTGGCCGGGCCGGTGGAATCCCTGAACGCCGCCACCGCGGCGGCGGTGCTGCTGTTTGAAGCGGTCCGCCAGCGCGGGCAGGCCGCGATGAAACGCCATTAA
- the cysS gene encoding dual cysteinyl-tRNA synthetase; cysteine persulfide synthase (Evidence 2a : Function from experimental evidences in other organisms; PubMedId : 10024179, 10546897, 10931887, 12682299, 29079736; Product type e : enzyme), which yields MITLYNTLSGTKEPLVPLHPGEVRIYVCGPTPYAEAHVGHARPAVVWDVLKRHFRYRGLQVRHVQNFTDIDDKIIQRAREEGQDPAALAGRHIREYLAALDALGVEPADFYPRVTEHIPLIEAFIQGLVDRGYAYAAGGDVYFRVARKADYGKLSHRSPAELAAGARVAPEPNKEAPADFALWKGSEADEPGWDSPWGRGRPGWHIECSAMSRAYLGDRFDLHGGGLDLIFPHHENEIAQSEALTGQPPVSIWVHNGLVTMDEVKMSKSLGNGVSLGELLARYPAHVLRTYLVSVHYRSPLAFSEEGLAAWGRAVERVARLWEEVAGARFGVSMPEEPWGEQLWTFPERMAAALDDDFNTPQALAELFELVRDGFRLLGELEGADNLTARSLLRRALSTANGIFGILPLQAREAVPGVPENGLARRLARWREEARQARNWELADAIRQQLEAAGWEVQDLPEGTRIRRRSNRPAEGADDGEAR from the coding sequence ATGATTACCCTGTATAACACCCTCAGCGGAACCAAGGAGCCGCTGGTTCCGTTGCATCCCGGCGAGGTCCGGATCTACGTGTGCGGGCCCACCCCCTATGCGGAGGCGCACGTGGGCCATGCCCGGCCGGCGGTGGTCTGGGACGTGCTGAAGCGTCACTTCCGGTATCGCGGGCTGCAGGTGCGCCACGTGCAGAACTTTACCGACATCGACGACAAGATCATCCAGCGTGCCCGGGAAGAGGGGCAGGACCCCGCTGCCCTGGCGGGCCGCCACATCCGGGAGTACCTGGCCGCGTTGGATGCGTTGGGGGTGGAGCCGGCGGACTTCTACCCGCGGGTGACCGAGCACATTCCCCTGATCGAGGCCTTCATCCAGGGGCTGGTGGATCGGGGATACGCCTATGCGGCGGGCGGGGATGTCTATTTCCGGGTGGCCCGCAAGGCCGATTACGGCAAACTCTCCCACCGCAGCCCGGCCGAGCTGGCGGCGGGGGCGCGGGTGGCGCCCGAGCCCAACAAGGAAGCCCCGGCCGACTTTGCCCTCTGGAAGGGCTCGGAGGCGGACGAGCCGGGCTGGGACAGCCCCTGGGGGCGCGGCCGGCCCGGTTGGCACATCGAGTGTTCGGCCATGTCCCGCGCCTATCTGGGGGACCGGTTCGACCTGCACGGGGGCGGGCTCGACCTCATCTTTCCGCATCACGAGAATGAGATCGCTCAAAGCGAGGCCCTCACCGGCCAGCCCCCCGTCTCCATCTGGGTGCACAACGGCCTGGTGACCATGGACGAGGTGAAGATGTCCAAGTCGCTGGGCAACGGGGTGAGCCTGGGGGAGCTGCTGGCACGCTACCCCGCCCACGTCCTGCGCACCTACCTGGTTTCGGTGCATTACCGGAGCCCCCTGGCCTTTTCGGAGGAAGGTCTCGCGGCCTGGGGACGGGCGGTGGAGCGGGTGGCGCGCCTGTGGGAGGAGGTGGCCGGGGCCCGTTTCGGGGTCAGCATGCCGGAGGAGCCGTGGGGTGAGCAGCTGTGGACCTTTCCGGAACGGATGGCTGCCGCCCTGGACGATGATTTCAATACCCCACAGGCGCTGGCGGAGCTGTTTGAGCTGGTACGGGACGGCTTCCGCCTGCTGGGCGAGCTCGAGGGGGCCGACAACCTCACCGCCCGCTCCCTCTTGCGGCGGGCGCTTAGCACCGCTAACGGTATCTTCGGGATTCTGCCGCTCCAGGCCCGCGAGGCCGTCCCGGGGGTGCCGGAGAACGGCCTGGCCCGCCGCCTGGCCCGCTGGCGCGAGGAAGCCCGCCAGGCCCGCAACTGGGAGCTGGCGGATGCCATCCGCCAGCAGCTGGAAGCGGCGGGCTGGGAGGTGCAGGACCTTCCCGAGGGTACCCGTATCCGGCGGCGCAGCAACCGTCCGGCGGAAGGAGCAGATGATGGCGAAGCGCGCTAA
- a CDS encoding Cell division protein FtsI (Peptidoglycan synthetase), whose protein sequence is MEMKGARRRGLAMTAAIGVLFTLLGARYWDLQVVKGAHYHALAEQDVLRRLPIPAPRGNIVTADGVTVATSQPAWSLYYLDRSRPMPKGELDTLARYLGKNPAAIARFMAHQERITYSYDPVLVDPDLTRRQITAIEENLSALPQLRIQPTPQRYYPYGSIMGNILGYVQDISPQEYAALKRYGFSANSIVGVAGLEYEYNLYLHGHGGGEYAEINRQGQLVKLLGHSVPRPGDTLHLTINWRLEETAQKALALDMHTIQTTPVGGFRDPKADQGAVIAIDPNNGDILAMASLPTYNPERLVPGTRGEAAYAATHLMSGQDQMNLAISARFSPGSIFKPIVAVAALASGVVTPSTVIFDPGYFPKDPRFHNWYAPGFGDLTITQAIALSDDTFFYTLGYLLGIQRMDHWFDLFLLNHRTHIDLPGEARDLVPSPATLQATLGVPWTYGYNLLTAIGQGIDGFTLVNLARAESAIANGGTLYWPHLVSAITTPSGRVVKQFGPVVQGHVPAPAAVFHTVHQGMEMSAQDPEPKPGIAISGTGYGAMKGIPIPVATKTGTAQVYKKANNSFFITYAPMPHPRILVIVYVKGGIWGANAGFVARAIYDQYFKLQDPTAGQLFDSTFGVNTPWPFSYHPAPKLP, encoded by the coding sequence ATGGAAATGAAGGGGGCCCGCCGGCGGGGCCTGGCCATGACGGCGGCCATCGGGGTGTTGTTCACCCTCCTGGGGGCCCGCTACTGGGACCTGCAGGTGGTGAAGGGCGCTCATTACCATGCCCTGGCGGAGCAGGATGTGCTCCGGCGCCTGCCTATCCCCGCCCCCCGCGGGAACATCGTCACGGCCGACGGGGTGACGGTGGCCACCTCCCAGCCGGCATGGAGCCTCTATTACCTGGACCGCAGCCGGCCTATGCCCAAGGGGGAGCTGGACACCCTGGCCCGCTACCTGGGCAAGAACCCGGCTGCCATTGCGCGCTTCATGGCCCATCAGGAGCGCATCACCTACTCCTACGACCCGGTGTTGGTGGACCCCGACCTCACCCGGCGCCAGATCACGGCCATCGAGGAGAACCTCTCCGCCCTGCCCCAGCTCCGCATTCAGCCCACCCCGCAGCGGTACTACCCCTACGGGTCCATCATGGGCAATATCCTGGGATACGTGCAGGATATCAGCCCCCAGGAGTATGCCGCCCTCAAGCGCTACGGATTCTCCGCCAACAGCATCGTGGGGGTGGCGGGGTTGGAGTATGAGTACAACCTCTACCTGCACGGGCACGGGGGAGGGGAATACGCCGAAATCAACCGCCAGGGGCAGCTGGTGAAGCTGTTGGGGCATTCCGTGCCCCGGCCCGGCGACACCCTGCATCTGACCATCAACTGGCGGCTGGAAGAGACGGCGCAGAAGGCGCTGGCCCTGGATATGCACACCATCCAGACCACGCCGGTAGGGGGATTCCGCGATCCCAAGGCCGATCAGGGCGCGGTGATCGCCATCGACCCCAACAACGGGGACATCCTGGCCATGGCCAGCCTGCCCACGTACAACCCGGAAAGGCTGGTGCCGGGGACCCGCGGGGAGGCGGCCTACGCCGCCACCCACCTCATGAGCGGGCAGGACCAGATGAACCTGGCCATCAGCGCCCGCTTCTCCCCCGGTTCCATCTTCAAGCCCATCGTGGCCGTGGCGGCCCTGGCTTCGGGAGTGGTGACGCCCAGTACGGTCATCTTCGACCCCGGGTACTTTCCTAAGGATCCCCGTTTTCATAACTGGTACGCCCCCGGGTTCGGCGACCTCACCATCACCCAGGCCATTGCTCTGTCCGACGACACCTTCTTCTACACTTTGGGCTATCTGCTGGGCATCCAGCGCATGGACCACTGGTTCGACCTGTTCCTGCTCAACCACCGCACCCATATCGACCTGCCGGGGGAGGCCCGCGACCTGGTGCCCAGTCCCGCCACCCTCCAGGCCACCCTGGGGGTGCCATGGACGTACGGGTACAACCTCCTGACCGCCATCGGCCAGGGCATCGACGGCTTCACCCTTGTCAACCTGGCGCGGGCGGAGTCCGCCATCGCCAACGGCGGCACCCTTTACTGGCCCCATCTGGTGTCCGCGATCACCACCCCCTCCGGCCGGGTGGTCAAGCAGTTCGGGCCGGTGGTACAGGGGCACGTGCCCGCCCCGGCGGCGGTGTTTCACACCGTCCACCAGGGCATGGAGATGTCCGCCCAGGATCCGGAGCCGAAGCCCGGCATCGCCATCAGCGGCACCGGCTACGGGGCCATGAAGGGCATCCCCATCCCGGTGGCCACCAAGACCGGCACCGCCCAGGTCTACAAGAAGGCCAACAATTCCTTCTTCATCACCTACGCCCCTATGCCCCATCCCCGCATCCTGGTCATTGTCTACGTGAAGGGCGGCATCTGGGGCGCCAATGCCGGTTTCGTGGCCCGCGCCATCTACGACCAGTATTTCAAGCTGCAGGACCCGACTGCGGGACAGCTCTTTGACAGCACCTTCGGGGTCAACACGCCCTGGCCGTTCTCCTACCACCCGGCCCCCAAGCTGCCCTGA
- a CDS encoding putative Predicted oxidoreductase (Evidence 3 : Putative function from multiple computational evidences) has product MERRPLGTTGLVVPRLGLGTRGLGMESGIGSRRAPPGPEAAAALVRGAAAAGVTLFETSPAYGDSESRLGRALSGVPQPVLLVTRASPGPGLPASLAASSRRLGREPDLLLLDCGPETGPREVRAALQVLADRGWRRPVGVSPAAGHDPARLQPLLEEPGVAVVAVTYHLLDRRAEEVLTAADQGGVGALILGPLARGWLTPRARDLLPTHPQEAGQVDPYLELVGHDYQALEALALAFAGRHASVAALVVGTRNLAHLEEAVSALERPVDPEWLEWALAWG; this is encoded by the coding sequence ATGGAACGGAGGCCGTTGGGGACCACCGGCCTGGTGGTCCCCCGCCTGGGGCTTGGCACCCGGGGCCTGGGGATGGAGAGCGGCATCGGCAGCCGGCGGGCCCCGCCGGGGCCGGAGGCGGCAGCGGCCCTGGTGCGGGGAGCGGCTGCTGCCGGCGTCACCCTGTTTGAGACCTCCCCCGCGTACGGGGACAGCGAAAGCCGGCTGGGCCGGGCCCTGAGCGGGGTCCCGCAACCGGTGCTGCTGGTGACACGCGCCTCGCCCGGCCCGGGCCTGCCGGCCTCCCTGGCCGCCAGCAGCCGGCGCCTGGGGCGGGAACCCGACCTGCTCCTCCTCGACTGCGGGCCGGAGACGGGCCCCCGCGAGGTGCGGGCCGCCCTGCAGGTGTTGGCCGACCGGGGATGGCGGCGGCCGGTGGGGGTGTCACCGGCAGCCGGGCACGACCCCGCCCGTCTGCAGCCGCTGCTGGAGGAACCGGGGGTGGCGGTGGTGGCGGTGACCTACCACCTCCTGGACCGGCGCGCCGAAGAGGTGCTGACCGCCGCGGACCAGGGCGGGGTGGGGGCGCTCATCCTGGGTCCGCTGGCCCGGGGCTGGCTGACCCCCCGTGCCCGGGACCTGCTGCCGACCCATCCCCAGGAAGCCGGGCAAGTCGACCCCTATCTGGAACTGGTCGGCCATGATTACCAGGCCCTGGAGGCCCTGGCCCTGGCCTTCGCCGGCCGGCATGCCTCGGTGGCGGCGCTGGTGGTGGGCACCCGCAACCTGGCCCACCTGGAGGAGGCGGTGAGCGCCCTGGAGCGGCCGGTGGATCCGGAATGGCTGGAGTGGGCCCTGGCCTGGGGATAA
- a CDS encoding protein of unknown function (Evidence 5 : Unknown function): protein MNHHDPAADIVATVLGSLALVTVFLAAGHPLISLLTGLG, encoded by the coding sequence ATGAACCATCACGATCCGGCCGCCGACATCGTCGCCACCGTACTAGGAAGCCTGGCGCTGGTGACCGTTTTCCTGGCCGCCGGTCATCCCCTCATCTCCCTGCTGACCGGGCTGGGCTAG
- the ispDF gene encoding 2-C-methyl-D-erythritol 4-phosphate cytidylyltransferase / 2-C-methyl-D-erythritol 2,4-cyclodiphosphate synthase: MQGQAGPAGAGRLWAVVVAAGTSRRMGSPGSKVWIPVGRVPLLVHTLRPWQDRRLGLAGGVLVVAAGDVDRAQALLRDQGWAADWTVTAGGAERHGSVRAGMEALRARGLDPADVVLIHDGARPLADAALISRVAAAARAAGAAVPVVDLADTIKLRGGEGQVAATVDRRTLAAAQTPQGVRAGWWRDADARWSLAGLDRDPTDDAELLERAGYPVQLVPGEARNRKVTTPADLAWVTAALGVAGPGERRWGQGLDVHPLVAGRPLVLGGVTVPHTRGLAGDSDGDVLTHAVMDAILGALAWGDLGEWFRPDDPGVRGAASLTLLARILDRVQDAGWQTARVDATLVAQAPRLAPYRQAIRERLAAALGVDPAAVSVKLTTTDGLGFAGRQEGIAALALVELAAVAS; encoded by the coding sequence ATGCAGGGGCAGGCAGGACCGGCCGGGGCGGGCCGGCTCTGGGCGGTGGTGGTGGCGGCGGGAACCAGCCGCCGCATGGGCAGTCCGGGCTCCAAGGTTTGGATCCCGGTGGGGCGGGTCCCCTTGCTGGTGCACACCCTGCGGCCCTGGCAGGACCGGCGGCTGGGCCTGGCCGGCGGGGTGCTGGTGGTCGCGGCCGGGGATGTGGACCGGGCGCAGGCGTTGCTGAGGGACCAGGGGTGGGCCGCGGACTGGACGGTCACGGCGGGCGGCGCCGAGCGCCACGGGTCCGTGCGGGCGGGGATGGAGGCCTTGCGCGCCCGCGGCCTCGACCCGGCGGATGTGGTGTTGATTCATGACGGGGCCCGCCCTCTGGCGGACGCCGCCCTCATCAGCCGGGTGGCGGCAGCGGCCCGTGCGGCCGGGGCGGCGGTGCCGGTGGTGGACCTGGCGGATACTATCAAGCTGCGGGGCGGGGAGGGGCAGGTGGCGGCGACCGTGGACCGGCGGACGCTGGCGGCCGCCCAGACTCCGCAGGGGGTGCGCGCCGGCTGGTGGCGGGATGCGGACGCCCGGTGGTCGCTGGCCGGATTGGACCGGGACCCTACCGATGACGCCGAGCTGCTGGAACGGGCCGGGTATCCCGTGCAGCTGGTGCCTGGCGAGGCCCGCAATCGCAAGGTGACCACCCCTGCCGACCTGGCGTGGGTAACCGCCGCTCTGGGGGTGGCCGGGCCGGGCGAGCGGCGGTGGGGGCAGGGACTCGACGTGCATCCCTTGGTGGCCGGCCGGCCGCTGGTGCTGGGCGGCGTGACGGTCCCGCATACCCGCGGCCTCGCGGGCGACAGCGACGGGGATGTCCTCACCCATGCGGTCATGGATGCCATCCTCGGGGCGCTGGCCTGGGGGGACCTGGGGGAGTGGTTCCGGCCCGACGACCCTGGGGTGCGGGGGGCGGCCTCCCTCACCCTGTTGGCCCGCATCCTGGACCGGGTGCAGGATGCCGGCTGGCAGACGGCCCGGGTGGATGCCACCCTGGTCGCTCAGGCCCCGCGGCTGGCCCCTTACCGGCAGGCCATCCGCGAACGGCTCGCGGCGGCCCTGGGCGTGGACCCGGCGGCGGTCTCGGTGAAGCTCACCACCACCGACGGTCTGGGCTTTGCCGGGCGCCAGGAAGGCATCGCGGCCCTGGCCCTGGTGGAGCTGGCGGCCGTAGCCTCCTAG
- the yacL gene encoding putative membrane protein possibly involved in RNA binding (Evidence 3 : Putative function from multiple computational evidences; PubMedId : 26999498; Product type m : membrane component), translating into MGKALRQVVAGVGALLGFTLAFQNLLQLNALFAVQGWALNPTLRTAVILILGTVLGWVLGFGFGPMLIAGARQAINWGESRLQRTPTQDLLSGALGLIVGLLVAFLVGVDLGGLGPLGTVLRVALTVGLGYLGFRVAVRKKEELLRPQTWLPRKARTSAESAKPKVLDTSVIIDGRIADVCQTGFLEGPLVIPGFVLEELRHIADSADVLKRNRGRRGLDILNRIQRELNVPVQVYERDPDPSLEVDSKLLKLAQLLDGKVVTNDFNLNKVAELQGVPVLNINELANAVKPVVLPGEEMVVHLIKDGKEAGQGVGYLDDGTMIVVDGGRKFVGQTVGVLVTSVLQTAAGRMIFAKLKQQMMASEAR; encoded by the coding sequence TTGGGCAAGGCATTGCGGCAGGTGGTGGCCGGCGTGGGCGCCCTGCTGGGCTTTACGTTGGCCTTTCAGAACCTCCTGCAGCTGAACGCACTCTTCGCCGTGCAGGGGTGGGCACTCAATCCTACCCTGCGCACGGCGGTTATCCTGATCCTGGGTACCGTCCTGGGCTGGGTGCTCGGGTTCGGTTTCGGCCCCATGCTCATCGCAGGGGCACGCCAGGCGATCAATTGGGGGGAGAGCCGCCTGCAGCGCACTCCCACCCAGGACCTGCTCAGCGGGGCCCTGGGCCTGATTGTGGGCCTGCTGGTCGCATTCCTGGTGGGAGTGGACCTGGGCGGCCTGGGGCCGCTCGGCACCGTGCTGCGGGTGGCGCTCACCGTGGGGCTGGGATACCTCGGTTTCCGCGTCGCCGTGCGCAAGAAGGAGGAGCTGCTGCGGCCCCAGACCTGGCTGCCGCGCAAGGCGCGCACCAGCGCGGAAAGCGCCAAGCCGAAGGTGCTGGACACCTCCGTAATTATCGACGGCCGCATCGCCGACGTCTGCCAGACTGGGTTCCTGGAGGGGCCGCTGGTCATCCCCGGCTTCGTGCTGGAGGAGCTGCGCCACATCGCGGACTCGGCTGATGTGCTGAAGCGCAACCGGGGCCGGCGCGGGTTGGACATCCTGAACCGCATCCAGCGCGAGTTGAATGTGCCGGTTCAGGTTTATGAGCGGGATCCCGACCCCAGCCTGGAGGTGGATTCCAAGCTTCTTAAGCTGGCGCAGCTGCTGGACGGCAAGGTGGTCACCAACGACTTCAACCTAAACAAGGTGGCCGAGCTGCAAGGGGTACCGGTCCTCAACATCAACGAGCTGGCCAACGCCGTGAAGCCGGTGGTGCTGCCGGGCGAGGAGATGGTGGTCCACCTCATCAAGGACGGCAAGGAGGCCGGCCAGGGTGTCGGCTACCTGGATGACGGCACCATGATTGTGGTAGACGGCGGCCGCAAGTTTGTGGGCCAGACGGTAGGCGTGCTGGTCACCTCCGTCCTGCAGACCGCGGCCGGACGGATGATCTTCGCCAAACTCAAGCAGCAGATGATGGCCAGCGAGGCCCGCTAG